A stretch of Caenibius tardaugens NBRC 16725 DNA encodes these proteins:
- the addB gene encoding double-strand break repair protein AddB codes for MAERSGPEVYAIAAHRGFADALVAGLLPRYREEDIGLARLTLLLPSQRAARTVSEAFIRLAGEQGLAGLLMPRMAVVGDLDLDETLGPLLDPIGAGADIPPAADPTRRWLRVAQLIAEEAGADAPRGAALLRQAEQLCRTMDRLLVEDIAPEALMQEPVIGIVGEQAAHWAESTRLFLRVQVRWLAELEARGELDAAARRNRLFDHAARRWAETPPATPVVAAGVTSAAPALARLLRVVSESPRGAVILPDFDLTLDPAVWEELGCAGAPVEPGGPPFGSDDAITHPQYHLKLLLNRMGIARSEVRPWHRAGLGAAPPERSHAISSLFLPPRASAAWASLPPESRRLSGVRLMESANPEEEAQAIALLMREALDVPERRVALVTPDRGLAGRVTAHLRRWHIEADDTAGRALSQTPAGRVLLLLAEVMAEHAAPVPLCALLQHPLVGGGEGRALWLERARALELRLRGPRPPQGLESLRARVAALARRDAGAEAWWDGIAAILAPLMPGDAGEPLPLAAQIDALAAAGEALCGLALWGREDGRALSALVEDLRARADEVGTMLEPLALPAVLRDAMDKVAVRPPYGGHPRVAIYGLLESRMSRADLVICGGLNEGSWPQPPGPDPLLPPAVLRALGVPGADFRIGLAAHDLAGALGAPAVVLSRAQRDGQGPAIPSRFLLRVRALLGEDLLAAHQEQGMVALARALDHADPAPRYERPEPRPGAEQRDVALAVTALDRLRGDPYQFYASAILRLRSLDALDAAPSPAWQGTVAHRILQEWHEQGGDLRPIAERVLDEENAHPLMRGLWRPRLLAALDWIAAEIARLPDREIVAIEADGEMVVDGVRIHGRADRIDRLANGELAIVDYKTGSPPSAGMVIKGYALQLGLIGLMAQAGGIPKATGEPSHFEYWSFGKHAKSETGFGYRVERIAEGRSKGLKREEYLDVTMGFLRDAISRWIKGDDPFTARLNPDYPGYADYDQLMRLDEWQALAGDAETGE; via the coding sequence GTGGCTGAACGTAGCGGACCCGAGGTTTACGCGATTGCCGCCCATCGGGGTTTTGCCGATGCGCTCGTCGCGGGCCTGCTGCCGCGTTATCGCGAGGAGGATATCGGGCTTGCCCGGCTGACACTGCTGCTGCCGAGCCAGCGCGCCGCCCGCACGGTGAGCGAGGCGTTCATCCGGCTGGCGGGTGAACAGGGGCTGGCGGGGCTGCTGATGCCGCGCATGGCGGTGGTCGGCGATCTCGATCTCGATGAAACGCTGGGGCCGCTGCTCGATCCGATCGGGGCGGGGGCGGATATCCCGCCCGCTGCCGATCCCACACGTCGCTGGCTGCGCGTGGCGCAATTGATTGCGGAAGAGGCCGGGGCCGATGCCCCGCGCGGGGCGGCGCTGCTGCGGCAGGCCGAACAGCTGTGCCGCACGATGGACCGCCTGCTGGTGGAAGATATCGCGCCCGAAGCGCTGATGCAGGAACCCGTGATCGGCATTGTCGGCGAACAGGCGGCACATTGGGCGGAATCGACCCGGCTGTTCCTGAGAGTGCAGGTCCGCTGGCTTGCCGAACTGGAGGCACGGGGCGAACTGGATGCCGCGGCGCGGCGCAATCGCCTGTTCGACCATGCCGCGCGGCGTTGGGCCGAAACACCCCCGGCAACCCCGGTGGTGGCCGCCGGTGTCACCAGTGCCGCCCCGGCGCTGGCGCGGCTGCTGCGGGTCGTGTCGGAAAGCCCGCGCGGGGCGGTGATCCTGCCCGATTTCGATCTGACGCTCGATCCTGCCGTGTGGGAAGAACTGGGCTGTGCCGGTGCCCCTGTGGAGCCGGGCGGGCCGCCGTTCGGCAGTGACGATGCGATCACCCATCCGCAATATCACCTGAAGCTGTTGCTCAATCGCATGGGGATCGCGCGCAGCGAAGTGCGCCCATGGCATCGCGCGGGGTTGGGCGCAGCGCCGCCCGAACGCAGCCATGCGATTTCGAGCCTGTTCCTGCCGCCACGGGCAAGCGCGGCCTGGGCATCGCTGCCGCCGGAAAGCCGCCGCCTGTCGGGCGTGCGCCTGATGGAAAGCGCCAATCCCGAAGAAGAAGCGCAGGCGATTGCCCTGCTGATGCGCGAGGCGCTGGACGTGCCCGAACGGCGCGTGGCGCTGGTCACCCCGGATCGCGGGCTGGCGGGGCGGGTCACCGCGCATCTGCGGCGCTGGCATATCGAGGCGGACGACACCGCCGGGCGCGCGCTGTCGCAGACCCCGGCTGGCCGGGTGCTCTTGCTTCTCGCCGAAGTCATGGCCGAACATGCCGCCCCTGTGCCGCTTTGCGCCCTGTTGCAGCATCCGCTGGTCGGTGGCGGGGAAGGCCGCGCCCTGTGGCTGGAACGCGCCCGTGCGCTGGAATTGCGGCTGCGTGGCCCGCGTCCACCACAAGGGCTGGAGTCATTGCGCGCCCGCGTTGCCGCGCTGGCCCGCCGCGATGCCGGGGCAGAGGCGTGGTGGGACGGGATCGCGGCGATCCTCGCCCCCTTGATGCCCGGGGATGCGGGCGAACCCCTGCCGCTGGCTGCGCAGATCGATGCCCTGGCCGCTGCGGGGGAGGCTTTGTGCGGGCTGGCGCTGTGGGGCCGGGAAGATGGCCGCGCGCTGTCCGCGCTGGTGGAAGACTTGCGCGCCCGCGCGGACGAGGTCGGTACCATGCTGGAACCGCTGGCCCTGCCTGCGGTGCTGCGCGATGCGATGGACAAGGTGGCGGTGCGCCCGCCTTATGGCGGCCATCCCCGCGTGGCGATCTACGGCTTGCTGGAATCGCGGATGAGCCGTGCCGATCTGGTGATCTGCGGAGGCCTGAACGAAGGCAGCTGGCCGCAGCCGCCGGGGCCGGACCCGCTGTTGCCGCCCGCCGTGCTGCGCGCGCTGGGCGTGCCGGGGGCGGATTTCCGGATCGGGCTGGCCGCGCACGATCTTGCCGGGGCGCTGGGTGCGCCCGCCGTGGTGTTGAGCCGGGCGCAGCGCGACGGACAAGGGCCCGCGATCCCGTCACGGTTTTTGCTGCGGGTGCGTGCACTGCTGGGCGAAGACCTGCTGGCCGCGCATCAGGAACAGGGCATGGTGGCCTTGGCGCGGGCGTTGGACCATGCCGATCCCGCACCGCGTTACGAACGCCCCGAACCGAGGCCGGGGGCCGAACAGCGCGATGTCGCGCTGGCGGTGACCGCGCTCGACCGGCTGCGCGGGGATCCCTACCAGTTCTATGCCAGCGCGATCCTGCGGCTGCGCAGTCTCGATGCGCTGGATGCCGCGCCTTCGCCTGCATGGCAGGGCACTGTGGCGCACCGTATCCTGCAGGAATGGCACGAACAGGGCGGGGACTTGCGCCCGATTGCCGAACGCGTGCTGGATGAAGAAAACGCCCATCCGCTGATGCGGGGGCTGTGGCGGCCGCGCCTCCTGGCCGCGTTGGACTGGATCGCAGCGGAAATCGCACGTCTGCCCGATCGGGAAATCGTGGCGATCGAGGCGGATGGCGAAATGGTGGTCGATGGCGTGCGCATCCATGGCCGGGCCGACCGGATCGACCGGCTGGCCAATGGCGAACTGGCGATTGTCGATTACAAGACCGGTAGCCCGCCTTCCGCCGGAATGGTGATCAAGGGCTATGCCCTGCAACTGGGCTTGATCGGCCTGATGGCGCAGGCCGGCGGCATTCCCAAGGCCACGGGCGAGCCGAGCCATTTCGAATACTGGTCGTTCGGCAAGCACGCCAAAAGCGAAACGGGCTTTGGCTATCGGGTGGAACGGATCGCAGAAGGCCGTAGCAAGGGCTTGAAACGCGAAGAATACCTTGATGTGACCATGGGCTTTCTGCGCGACGCCATCAGCCGCTGGATCAAGGGGGATGACCCGTTCACCGCGCGGCTCAATCCCGATTATCCCGGCTATGCCGATTACGACCAGTTGATGCGGCTGGACGAATGGCAGGCGCTTGCCGGCGATGCGGAGACGGGGGAATGA
- a CDS encoding nucleotidyltransferase family protein: MKPLASDTAMVMAAGLGKRMRPLTSTRPKPMVKVAGKPLIDHALDRLASAGIANAVVNVHYLPDSLEAHVLARQAPHCVISDERDLLLETGGGMVKAQPLLPDPFFCLNSDNLWLEGPQDCFHQLSQLWDPATMDALLLMVPHAGARNYRGSGDFYLDPLGRVSRRRAERVAPFIYTGIQLVSHRLLRDPPTGPFSTNVLWDRAIADGRLYGTTFTGQWYEVGDPAAVAATEAAVNGG, translated from the coding sequence ATGAAACCGCTCGCCAGCGATACCGCGATGGTCATGGCGGCCGGGCTCGGCAAACGCATGCGCCCGCTGACTTCCACCCGGCCCAAGCCGATGGTGAAAGTGGCGGGCAAGCCGTTGATCGATCACGCGCTGGACCGGCTGGCGAGCGCGGGCATCGCGAATGCGGTGGTCAATGTCCACTACCTGCCCGATTCGTTGGAAGCGCATGTGCTGGCGCGGCAGGCTCCGCATTGCGTGATCTCGGACGAGCGGGACCTGCTGCTCGAAACCGGGGGCGGCATGGTCAAGGCGCAGCCATTGCTGCCCGATCCGTTTTTCTGCCTCAACAGCGATAATCTCTGGCTCGAAGGGCCGCAGGATTGCTTCCACCAGCTTTCCCAATTGTGGGACCCGGCAACGATGGATGCCCTGCTGCTGATGGTGCCACATGCCGGTGCCCGCAATTATCGCGGATCGGGCGATTTCTATCTCGATCCGCTGGGCCGGGTCAGCCGCCGCCGCGCGGAACGGGTTGCGCCGTTCATCTACACCGGCATCCAGCTCGTTTCACACCGGCTGCTGCGCGACCCGCCCACCGGGCCGTTTTCCACCAACGTGTTGTGGGACCGGGCGATTGCCGATGGGCGGCTCTACGGCACGACTTTTACCGGCCAATGGTACGAAGTGGGGGACCCCGCTGCGGTTGCCGCCACTGAAGCCGCAGTCAACGGTGGCTGA
- a CDS encoding aminoglycoside phosphotransferase family protein → MTTRLPDGINSFLAGAGWGGSVIEPLPGDASFRRYFRIRDADGSRTAMMMDAPPPEEDTGPFLHVGHWLTDNGLRAPAIYAEEGTRGFVLMEDFGDVRMRDHLDDAPQDEVAAYRTAIDALVALHRLPPGPFDPYDMAVYQREAALLPEWFCPAAGIAVDAEGYTAAWDEALAPMLERQTPGVTVLRDYHAENIMMLPDGAQGLIDYQDALVGHPAYDLVSLLQDARRDVSPALERTMLDYYAAQAGAGPDFEADYARLGAQRNAKIVGIFVRLWKRDGKPRYPTMIPRVWDAMERDLAHPALAPVAAWFDANIPAELRERRGGGLV, encoded by the coding sequence ATGACGACACGCTTGCCGGACGGCATCAATTCATTCCTTGCTGGGGCAGGGTGGGGTGGCAGTGTGATAGAGCCGCTGCCCGGCGATGCCTCGTTTCGGCGGTATTTCCGCATTCGCGATGCGGATGGATCGCGCACGGCGATGATGATGGATGCCCCACCGCCGGAAGAAGACACCGGGCCGTTCCTCCACGTCGGCCACTGGCTGACCGATAACGGGCTGCGGGCGCCCGCGATCTACGCCGAAGAGGGCACGCGCGGGTTCGTGCTGATGGAAGATTTTGGCGATGTGCGGATGCGCGATCATCTCGACGATGCGCCGCAGGATGAAGTGGCCGCCTATCGCACGGCGATCGATGCGCTGGTGGCGTTGCACCGCCTGCCGCCCGGGCCGTTCGATCCCTACGACATGGCAGTCTATCAGCGCGAAGCCGCATTGCTGCCGGAATGGTTCTGCCCGGCGGCGGGAATCGCGGTGGATGCGGAAGGTTATACCGCCGCGTGGGACGAAGCGCTGGCCCCGATGCTGGAACGCCAGACGCCGGGCGTGACCGTGCTGCGCGATTATCATGCGGAAAACATCATGATGCTGCCCGACGGGGCGCAGGGCCTGATCGATTATCAGGATGCGCTGGTCGGCCATCCGGCCTACGATCTCGTCTCGCTGTTGCAGGATGCGCGTCGCGATGTCTCGCCCGCGCTGGAACGCACGATGCTGGACTACTACGCCGCGCAAGCAGGCGCTGGCCCCGATTTCGAAGCGGACTATGCCCGGCTGGGTGCGCAGCGCAACGCCAAGATTGTCGGCATTTTCGTCCGCTTGTGGAAGCGCGATGGCAAACCGCGCTATCCCACGATGATCCCGCGCGTGTGGGACGCGATGGAGCGCGATCTGGCCCATCCGGCGCTGGCGCCCGTGGCCGCGTGGTTCGATGCGAACATTCCTGCGGAACTGCGCGAACGGCGCGGGGGCGGGCTGGTATGA
- the tsaE gene encoding tRNA (adenosine(37)-N6)-threonylcarbamoyltransferase complex ATPase subunit type 1 TsaE produces the protein MTRDLPDLAAMERFGGAIAERLRPGDVVALSGGLGAGKTTLARAIIAALGHQGEVPSPSFAIIESYESPMLRLPLVHADFYRLDDPAEVEELGLDDYRHGAAMLAEWPEHAGGFAHEPACLSIRLEHGGEGRIAIVEPGVDWLDRCP, from the coding sequence ATGACGCGCGATCTGCCCGATCTTGCGGCGATGGAGCGGTTCGGCGGGGCCATTGCCGAGCGGTTGCGGCCGGGCGATGTGGTGGCGCTGTCGGGCGGTCTGGGCGCGGGCAAGACCACGCTGGCGCGCGCGATCATTGCCGCGCTGGGGCATCAGGGCGAAGTGCCGTCGCCCAGCTTTGCCATTATCGAGTCATACGAATCGCCCATGTTGCGGCTGCCGCTGGTCCATGCCGATTTCTATCGCCTGGACGACCCGGCAGAGGTGGAGGAGCTGGGATTGGACGATTATCGCCACGGCGCGGCGATGCTGGCGGAATGGCCGGAACACGCCGGTGGCTTCGCGCATGAACCGGCCTGTTTGTCGATCAGGCTGGAACATGGTGGAGAAGGGCGGATCGCCATTGTCGAACCGGGTGTCGATTGGCTAGACCGCTGCCCATGA
- a CDS encoding sensor histidine kinase, producing MTLSETALVLIGLLLAAWTLGAGWLMLSARTAMRRAEGGRKAARRMARMIDEAPAIPMLVRADGRIEAPQRLAAWLGLEAVPGYLSELDAGDAGIEAGQLAELAEAVRVAQKTATPFRMAVTPRGSRRSLAMRGYLVDSQVAPGGAALVWVFDFSESEAELAELRAEAAHARDEFVALVGLIEAAPIPMWFRGPDARLRLVNSAYVRAVGASDPGSVIDHQIELIEAVDGLTAAQVADQARVRNKAIARDVSATIDGQRRTQRVSDMPLGEEGVAGYAIDVEELEEQDRALRAFRDAQRSMLDLLSVGVAQFDGKRRLAFANGPFLRIFALKPAMLIDAPDFEQWLAMARDNERLPELRDFPEWRREHVQWFAAGEPREEAWPLRDGTHLRIIAQPMPDGGLVLIAEDQTEHLALSATRDTLLRTRTATFDSLFESLAVFAPDGRMQIWNRRFAADWGLEEEFLDRHPRVEGLLEKIAVHLLQPEQIEAISGVVRAATLDRKQTNGEVALADGRILEFAGVPLPDGNGLLTVLDVTASRKAEEALRERNIALEEADAVKTRFLANMSYEFRTPLTSIGGFAELLESGIAGELSPQAREYVDGILSSVEKLGDQIETVLDLTQSEAGLLPLALEEVDMMPFVTKLVREREQRILDGGLSLNLRGNQAAGKVQADRRRLGRALGHILDNAITATPSGGRILIDVSPGKQGMQVVVSDNGEGMTVNQLAHALDGYRIAADGKGVVRRQGLGLPLAKQLIEAHGGRLELMSQKGVGTTATIILP from the coding sequence ATGACGCTTTCCGAAACCGCGCTGGTCCTCATCGGACTTCTGCTCGCCGCCTGGACTTTGGGGGCTGGCTGGCTGATGCTTTCGGCGCGCACGGCGATGCGTCGGGCCGAAGGCGGGCGCAAGGCGGCGCGGCGCATGGCGCGGATGATCGACGAAGCCCCCGCGATTCCCATGCTGGTGCGGGCCGATGGCCGGATCGAGGCGCCGCAGCGGCTGGCCGCATGGCTGGGGCTGGAGGCCGTGCCCGGATATCTGAGCGAACTCGACGCCGGGGATGCCGGAATTGAGGCAGGGCAACTGGCCGAACTCGCCGAAGCGGTGCGTGTGGCGCAGAAGACCGCCACCCCGTTTCGCATGGCGGTGACCCCGCGCGGATCGCGCCGCAGCCTCGCCATGCGCGGTTATCTGGTGGATTCGCAAGTGGCGCCGGGCGGTGCGGCGCTGGTCTGGGTGTTCGATTTCAGCGAAAGCGAGGCGGAACTCGCTGAACTGCGGGCAGAAGCGGCCCATGCGCGCGATGAATTCGTTGCGCTGGTCGGCCTGATCGAAGCCGCGCCGATCCCGATGTGGTTCCGGGGGCCGGATGCGCGGTTGCGGCTGGTCAACTCGGCCTATGTGCGGGCGGTGGGCGCGTCCGATCCGGGCAGCGTAATCGACCATCAGATCGAATTGATCGAGGCGGTGGATGGGTTGACCGCGGCGCAAGTGGCGGATCAGGCGCGGGTACGGAACAAGGCAATCGCGCGCGATGTCAGCGCGACGATCGATGGCCAGCGGCGCACCCAGCGCGTCAGCGACATGCCGCTGGGCGAAGAAGGCGTGGCGGGTTACGCCATCGATGTCGAGGAGCTGGAAGAACAGGACCGGGCCTTGCGCGCCTTTCGCGATGCCCAGCGTTCGATGCTCGATCTGTTGTCGGTTGGCGTGGCGCAGTTCGATGGCAAGCGCCGCCTTGCCTTTGCCAACGGGCCGTTCCTGCGGATTTTCGCACTCAAGCCCGCGATGCTGATCGATGCCCCTGATTTTGAACAGTGGCTGGCCATGGCGCGGGATAACGAACGCCTGCCCGAACTGCGCGATTTCCCTGAATGGCGGCGCGAACACGTGCAATGGTTTGCCGCGGGCGAACCGCGCGAGGAAGCCTGGCCGCTGCGCGATGGCACGCATCTGCGTATTATCGCCCAGCCGATGCCCGATGGCGGGCTGGTGCTGATCGCGGAAGATCAGACCGAACACCTCGCTCTGTCGGCCACGCGCGACACGCTGCTGCGGACCCGCACCGCCACGTTCGATTCGCTGTTCGAATCGCTGGCCGTGTTCGCGCCGGATGGACGGATGCAGATATGGAACCGGCGGTTTGCGGCGGACTGGGGGCTGGAAGAGGAATTTCTCGATCGCCATCCGCGGGTGGAAGGGCTGCTCGAAAAGATTGCCGTGCATCTGCTGCAGCCCGAACAGATCGAGGCGATTTCCGGCGTGGTCCGCGCGGCGACGCTGGATCGCAAGCAGACCAATGGCGAAGTGGCGCTGGCGGACGGGCGCATTCTCGAATTTGCCGGGGTGCCTTTGCCCGATGGCAATGGGCTGCTGACAGTGCTGGACGTGACCGCATCGCGCAAGGCGGAAGAGGCGCTGCGCGAACGCAATATCGCGCTGGAAGAAGCCGATGCGGTGAAGACGCGGTTCCTCGCCAATATGAGCTATGAATTCCGCACACCGCTGACCTCGATCGGCGGTTTTGCCGAATTGCTGGAAAGCGGGATCGCGGGCGAACTGAGCCCGCAGGCGCGCGAATATGTCGATGGCATCCTGTCTTCGGTGGAGAAGCTGGGCGACCAGATCGAAACCGTGCTCGACCTGACGCAGAGCGAGGCGGGCCTGCTGCCGCTGGCGCTGGAAGAAGTCGATATGATGCCGTTCGTCACCAAATTGGTGCGCGAACGCGAACAACGGATTCTGGATGGCGGGTTGAGCCTCAACCTGCGGGGTAATCAGGCGGCCGGGAAGGTTCAGGCCGACCGGCGCAGGCTTGGCCGTGCGCTGGGCCATATTCTCGACAATGCGATCACCGCCACGCCATCGGGTGGGCGGATTCTGATCGATGTGTCGCCGGGCAAGCAGGGTATGCAGGTCGTCGTGTCCGATAACGGCGAAGGGATGACCGTCAACCAGCTGGCGCATGCGCTGGATGGCTACCGGATCGCGGCCGATGGCAAGGGCGTGGTGCGGCGGCAGGGGCTGGGGCTGCCGCTGGCGAAGCAGTTGATCGAGGCGCACGGCGGGCGGCTGGAACTGATGTCGCAAAAGGGCGTGGGCACCACGGCCACGATTATCCTGCCATGA
- the ahcY gene encoding adenosylhomocysteinase has protein sequence MATASVQNASQDYVIRDLSLAEFGRDEIAIAETEMPGLMALRAEYGAAQPLKGARITGSLHMTIQTAVLIETLTALGADVRWATCNIFSTQDHAAAAIAAQGIPVFAIKGESLAEYWDYVGRIFDWGDDATCNMILDDGGDATMFALWGARVEAGEALPQPGNAEEIEFQRALKEFLARKPGYLTATVKAIHGVSEETTTGVTRLYQLAKQGKLPFPAINVNDSVTKSKFDNLYGCKESLVDAIRRATDVMLAGKVACVAGFGDVGKGSAASLRQGGARVLVTEIDPICALQAAMEGYEVVTMEEAVTRADIFVTATGNEDVITAEHMKAMKNMAIVSNIGHFDSEIQISALNNYSWKEVKPGTDLVTFPDGKQIIVLAKGRLVNLGCATGHPSFVMSSSFTNQVLAQIELFTKGEGYDNNVYVLPKHLDEKVAALHLEKLGVKLSKLSQTQADYIGVPVEGPFKPDHYRY, from the coding sequence GTGGCCACTGCCTCCGTCCAGAACGCCAGCCAGGACTATGTCATCAGGGATCTGTCGCTTGCCGAATTCGGCCGCGACGAGATTGCCATTGCCGAAACCGAAATGCCCGGATTGATGGCGCTGCGTGCCGAATACGGCGCGGCCCAGCCGCTGAAAGGCGCTCGGATCACCGGTTCGCTGCATATGACGATCCAGACCGCCGTGCTGATCGAAACGCTGACGGCACTGGGCGCGGACGTGCGCTGGGCGACCTGCAACATCTTTTCGACGCAGGATCACGCTGCCGCCGCGATTGCCGCGCAGGGCATTCCGGTGTTCGCGATCAAGGGCGAAAGCCTGGCCGAATACTGGGATTACGTCGGCCGGATTTTCGACTGGGGCGATGATGCCACCTGCAACATGATTCTCGACGATGGCGGCGATGCCACCATGTTCGCGCTGTGGGGCGCACGGGTCGAGGCCGGGGAAGCCTTGCCGCAGCCGGGCAATGCCGAAGAAATCGAATTTCAGCGCGCGCTGAAGGAATTCCTCGCGCGCAAGCCGGGCTACCTGACCGCGACGGTCAAGGCGATCCATGGCGTATCCGAAGAAACCACCACCGGCGTTACCCGCCTCTATCAGCTGGCCAAACAGGGCAAGCTGCCGTTCCCCGCGATCAACGTGAACGACAGCGTGACCAAGTCGAAGTTCGACAACCTTTACGGCTGCAAGGAATCGCTGGTCGACGCCATCCGCCGCGCCACCGATGTGATGCTGGCCGGCAAAGTCGCCTGTGTTGCCGGGTTCGGCGATGTGGGCAAGGGATCGGCCGCGTCGCTGCGTCAGGGCGGGGCCCGCGTGCTGGTGACGGAAATCGATCCGATCTGCGCGCTGCAGGCCGCCATGGAAGGCTATGAAGTCGTCACGATGGAAGAAGCCGTGACCCGTGCGGATATCTTCGTGACGGCCACCGGTAACGAAGACGTGATCACCGCCGAACACATGAAGGCGATGAAGAACATGGCCATCGTCTCGAACATTGGCCACTTCGACAGCGAAATCCAGATTTCCGCGCTGAACAACTATAGCTGGAAAGAAGTGAAGCCGGGCACCGACCTTGTGACCTTCCCCGATGGCAAGCAGATCATCGTGCTGGCCAAGGGGCGTCTGGTGAACCTCGGGTGCGCAACGGGCCACCCCAGCTTCGTGATGAGTTCCAGCTTCACCAATCAGGTGTTGGCGCAGATCGAACTGTTCACCAAGGGCGAAGGCTATGACAACAATGTCTATGTTCTGCCCAAGCATCTCGATGAAAAGGTGGCTGCGCTTCACCTTGAAAAACTCGGCGTCAAGCTGAGCAAGCTGAGCCAGACACAGGCCGATTATATCGGGGTTCCGGTCGAAGGGCCGTTCAAACCCGATCACTATCGCTACTGA
- a CDS encoding peroxiredoxin — protein sequence MSISVGDKLPDVTLVKATADGPDKVQSSDYFAGKKVALFSVPGAFTPTCSAKHLPGFVEKASELKAKGIDEIACTAVNDAFVMGAWGQRDGSGDVTMLADGNGDFAQAVGLTMDGSGFGLGQRGSRWSMVVNDGVVEQLNVEAPGEFKVSTAEYLLDQI from the coding sequence ATGAGCATTTCCGTTGGGGACAAACTTCCGGATGTCACGCTGGTGAAAGCCACTGCGGATGGCCCGGACAAAGTCCAGTCGAGCGACTATTTCGCTGGCAAGAAAGTGGCCCTGTTTTCCGTGCCGGGCGCGTTTACCCCGACCTGTTCGGCCAAGCACCTGCCGGGCTTCGTCGAAAAGGCCAGCGAACTGAAAGCCAAGGGCATTGATGAAATCGCCTGCACCGCCGTGAACGATGCGTTCGTCATGGGTGCATGGGGCCAGCGTGACGGTTCCGGCGATGTGACCATGCTGGCTGACGGCAACGGCGATTTCGCGCAGGCTGTCGGCCTGACGATGGACGGCAGCGGCTTCGGCCTTGGTCAGCGCGGTTCGCGCTGGTCGATGGTGGTGAACGACGGTGTCGTCGAACAACTCAATGTCGAAGCGCCGGGCGAATTCAAGGTCAGCACGGCCGAATACCTGCTGGACCAGATCTGA
- the folE gene encoding GTP cyclohydrolase I FolE — MSSLVGPDEDDPRGKAPVPQDVQEAIRTLIRWAGDDPEREGLLDTPKRVARAWKEYCSGYDDDPAIHLSRIFEEVGGYDEVVLLKDIPFQSHCEHHMAPIIGKAAIAYLPKDHVVGISKLARVMHGYARRLQIQERLTAEVAQCIWDNLKPRGVAVVIEASHACMTARGVRTPGVTMVTSQMMGVFLEDERSRKEVLSLMGY, encoded by the coding sequence ATGAGCAGCCTGGTAGGCCCGGACGAAGACGATCCGCGCGGCAAGGCACCAGTTCCGCAGGATGTGCAGGAAGCCATCCGCACCTTGATCCGCTGGGCCGGGGACGATCCGGAGCGGGAAGGCCTGCTTGACACGCCCAAGCGCGTGGCCCGTGCGTGGAAAGAATATTGCAGCGGATACGATGACGATCCGGCGATTCACCTGTCGCGCATTTTCGAGGAAGTGGGCGGTTATGACGAAGTCGTGCTGCTGAAGGACATTCCTTTCCAGTCGCATTGCGAACATCACATGGCGCCGATTATCGGCAAGGCGGCGATTGCCTATCTTCCGAAGGACCATGTGGTCGGCATTTCGAAGCTGGCCCGCGTGATGCACGGCTATGCCCGCCGGTTGCAGATTCAGGAACGGCTGACCGCCGAAGTGGCGCAGTGCATCTGGGACAATCTCAAACCGCGCGGCGTTGCCGTGGTGATCGAGGCCAGCCATGCCTGCATGACCGCGCGCGGGGTGCGTACGCCGGGGGTGACCATGGTTACCAGCCAGATGATGGGCGTGTTCCTCGAAGACGAACGCAGCCGCAAGGAAGTGCTCAGCCTGATGGGCTACTGA
- a CDS encoding helix-turn-helix domain-containing protein encodes MRHDSTSSAMVALLRKELRQAGWTARKLAVEFKISEPTAKRWLAGKGLTLERIEQLADLCGMGIAELAREAEHAQPGMTRELTLAQERELASDVFLSFLFMTIVGGISPQETAEDLAVPAHMMESALARLERLALIDRLSGGRVRSLVDRSMLFRKSPMRALFEARMKPAFLAIDFSSANAVYASEVMKLSEAGAAMLAELIEQHRRDVQALAERDRDSTLLTRKWYGMLCAARPLDLILLSEAVGKTGGPEA; translated from the coding sequence ATGCGACACGATTCCACCAGTTCGGCCATGGTCGCCCTTTTGCGCAAGGAATTGCGCCAGGCGGGGTGGACCGCGCGCAAGCTGGCCGTGGAATTCAAGATCAGCGAACCCACGGCCAAACGCTGGCTGGCGGGCAAGGGGCTGACGCTTGAACGGATCGAACAACTGGCGGATCTGTGCGGCATGGGCATTGCCGAACTGGCCCGCGAAGCCGAACACGCCCAGCCGGGCATGACGCGCGAACTCACATTGGCGCAGGAACGCGAACTGGCGAGCGACGTGTTCCTTTCCTTCCTGTTCATGACGATTGTCGGCGGAATTTCGCCGCAGGAAACAGCGGAGGATCTGGCGGTTCCCGCGCATATGATGGAAAGCGCGCTGGCCCGGCTGGAACGGCTCGCGCTGATCGATCGGCTTTCGGGCGGGCGGGTGCGTTCGCTGGTCGATCGTTCGATGCTGTTCCGCAAATCGCCCATGCGCGCGCTGTTCGAAGCGCGCATGAAGCCAGCGTTTCTGGCGATCGATTTTTCCTCCGCCAATGCGGTCTATGCATCCGAAGTGATGAAGCTGTCGGAAGCCGGGGCGGCGATGCTGGCGGAACTGATCGAGCAACATCGGCGCGATGTGCAGGCGCTGGCCGAACGTGACCGGGATTCGACGCTGCTGACGCGCAAATGGTATGGGATGCTGTGCGCGGCGCGGCCGCTTGACCTGATCTTGCTGAGCGAGGCGGTGGGCAAGACCGGCGGGCCGGAAGCGTAG